The DNA sequence TTCCAATTCCTTGGCCAGCGAATGGGTACCCGCATACGAAAAAATGGTTATCAGGTACTTTCGGAAATTGGCATACGAATCGTCGTATTGGGCCTTTTTGACCCATGAAACTCGATTCCCCTGAATGACTGGACGTATTCCTGAACGCCACGCCTCATACGTCGCTAGGTCCCCACTGGTGAAGTGAAATTGAATCTCCGAGAAGCGTCCGCATGCAAATAGATATTCCGCGCGAAGCCTCATGACCGCGTCTGCGCATTGTTGAAGGTCGCGCTTGCCCACGTCGATGTCGAGTACGGCTGCATGGGCGCCTTGGTAGGATTTGAGCTGACCATTGTAGAGTCGAACGGGAGCATCAGCAGGTTTGAGGGGTAAATGACGCATCCATTCAGTCAATTGCGGGTCTTCCCCGGCGATCCGATCAAACCCTGCTGGAGGCAGGACATTCAGATAAATGGATTGGTCTTCCGACAAGGTGCTGTCCCAAGGAAGTCCCAACGGCTGGGCCCAGATAGTTGGTGAGATGAACCCCAGAAGGGAGATCACCAACAAGAATTGGCGAATAGGAGTAATTGGCTGATTTTGATCCATTGAAAAGCTCGTTTGGAGTTGCTATATGCATAATTCTCAAAACCACGAAAAGTTACAGATGGCTTGATTCTGTGATGGTTCGAATATCAATGGTTCATTTTTACATAAAGTGAAAATCTTCCAATTAATGATTTGAATAGCTTGTTCGGTAACAGAAATTATGCGTTAATTCGCGACATAGCGGAGAGGTTCTCCGCATTGATACCAATACTAATATAGTACAACGTGAAAAACTTTTTTATCCTATGTGCGTGCCTGATCGCACTT is a window from the Pontibacter sp. G13 genome containing:
- a CDS encoding DUF4846 domain-containing protein — encoded protein: MDQNQPITPIRQFLLVISLLGFISPTIWAQPLGLPWDSTLSEDQSIYLNVLPPAGFDRIAGEDPQLTEWMRHLPLKPADAPVRLYNGQLKSYQGAHAAVLDIDVGKRDLQQCADAVMRLRAEYLFACGRFSEIQFHFTSGDLATYEAWRSGIRPVIQGNRVSWVKKAQYDDSYANFRKYLITIFSYAGTHSLAKELEAVPSDVPVEVGDVWIQGGFPGHAVVVIDVVEHPETGERRFLLAQSYMPAQDIHILRNPNSTDDSPWYSMPETMLSTPEWTFDATDRKRFGTIH